In Nicotiana tabacum cultivar K326 chromosome 2, ASM71507v2, whole genome shotgun sequence, the following proteins share a genomic window:
- the LOC107794009 gene encoding uncharacterized protein LOC107794009 isoform X1 produces the protein MEKSRHRKSRSASGIMEGSRLAQKQIATPKVALNSRSYCDGTARGDMVSQCIMLDLEKSSSKRVTGTPIKKLLAEEMAKEEVESKRRPPSIVARLMGLEGMPSPQHIGRQQRRLSDNCQHRNEQVDPRRRRQLFNEQSSKRSSMEHQEFKDVYEDLEASHVANRRHSSRWTETGRFATPDMALIQQKFMDAKRLSTDERFQNSKEFHDTLEALESNKELLIKYLQGPDPLFVKHLQDLQVDTASSMCSHIAVLKPSNSVKYEGSVKSCKSGRGGSRKQDINLQKERIDGLLLQSQHRHSGQNSQKSSPILSEGKEENILPTKIVVLKPNVGITQSDITSVPYQPDVRKHAQHPRASPRGAGLEEEKSSSKNMGISRPKSKEARDIAKEITRRMRDSFGPSDGGDGYFRSSGFKGYAGDESSCDVYESDSTGESDITTLSGRKSFGRGNLKKSSSQGSSETSVGREAKKRLSERWKMTQYYQDIEMAGKSSTLGEMLSLPDGGTKPDHCDTMVHVEESTSELGGRKGTAEWDFPLGISSRDGWKDVCINDSSGYRSTSPPFGSKKHRTRGRREVFSNKQSSIPKDPVNREQCVNHRRSRSLDGMLNLRDEFLSKDSRSSKKKLHSCHLGSDSSSKGKLSQRIDMNLEKNQSEKLPVALQVPAADDMRYTDASDDAETEGITLSSEYSIEMLQKLPAECCSASPLNQEVSVPQAVLPEPPPAAASVLLEYPAPEPESSVSSKEADHPSPLSVLEVPFTEDVSSGSECFERVSAELNELRMQLKLLRMESEAYADVVVSDEEVEGPSAEAFEDKCSLRSQSWQTSYTLDVLTNSGLRASDPDTFVTSCHSLESPLDPWIFDNLEKKYTDETSGPRYERQILFDRINLGLLEILRTYVDPCPWVKPIEGINWKWQKYGMMNMLQQLLRSHESIANADTPANIVEEMHWLELKDDIDLIGKEIEKLLIEDLIVEVVTM, from the exons atggAGAAAAGTCGTCATAGAAAGTCCAGAAGTGCTTCGGGAATTATGGAAG GAAGTAGACTAGCTCAGAAACAGATTGCTACACCAAAAGTGGCTCTAAATTCTCGTTCCTACTGTGATGGAACTGCTAGGGGAGATATGGTCAGCCAATGT ATTATGCTTGATTTAGAGAAGAGCTCTTCCAAACGAGTTACTGGGACACCAATTAAAAAGTTGCTTGCAGAAGAGATGGCAAAAGAAGAAGTCGAATCAAAGAGAAGGCCACCCAGCATTGTTGCCAGATTGATGGGTCTTGAAGGGATGCCATCTCCGCAGCATATTGGCAGACAACAAAGAAGGTTATCAGACAACTGCCAACATAGAAATGAACAGGTAGATCCCAGGAGGAGGAGGCAGCTATTCAATGAACAATCTAGTAAAAGAAGTTCCATGGAGCATCAAGAATTCAAGGATGTGTATGAGGATTTGGAAGCATCGCATGTTGCCAATCGTCGTCATTCATCAAGATGGACTGAAACCGGTAGATTTGCTACTCCTGATATGGCACTTATACAGCAGAAATTTATGGATGCAAAACGTCTTTCGACTGATGAAAGGTTTCAGAACTCAAAAGAATTTCATGACACTCTTGAGGCGCTTGAATCAAATAAGGAATTATTGATAAAGTATCTTCAGGGACCAGATCCCTTGTTTGTGAAGCACCTGCAGGATCTGCAAGTTGACACTGCTAGTTCTATGTGCAGTCACATAGCAGTATTAAAGCCATCAAATTCTGTGAAATATGAAGGCAGTGTCAAATCCTGCAAATCTGGTAGAGGCGGTTCACGTAAACAAGACATCAACTTGCAGAAAGAGCGCATTGATGGTCTCTTACTCCAGTCACAGCATCGTCATAGTGGACAGAATTCCCAAAAGTCATCACCGATTCTTTCTGAAGGAAAGGAGGAAAATATTCTTCCAACAAAAATTGTTGTTTTAAAGCCGAACGTTGGGATAACACAAAGTGATATTACTTCTGTTCCATATCAGCCTGACGTGAGGAAGCATGCACAACATCCTCGTGCTTCACCTCGGGGAGCAGGACTAGAGGAAGAGAAAAGTTCATCTAAGAATATGGGGATATCAAGGCCCAAGTCAAAAGAAGCAAGGGATATTGCAAAGGAAATTACGAGGCGGATGCGGGACTCTTTTGGGCCTTCTGATGGTGGGGATGGATACTTTAGAAGTTCTGGTTTTAAAGGATATGCTGGAGATGAAAGTTCTTGTGATGTGTATGAAAGTGATTCGACCGGTGAGTCAGACATTACAACTTTGTCTGGTAGGAAGTCATTTGGCAGGGGTAATCTGAAAAAATCTTCATCTCAAGGTTCTTCCGAAACATCAGTGGGCAGGGAGGCAAAAAAGAGGTTGTCTGAGAGGTGGAAGATGACTCAATATTATCAAGACATTGAAATGGCTGGTAAGAGTAGTACACTTGGTGAAATGCTTTCTTTACCTGATGGGGGAACCAAACCCGATCATTGTGATACCATGGTGCATGTTGAAGAATCCACCAGCGAACTTGGTGGCAGGAAAGGAACTGCTGAATGGGATTTCCCTTTGGGTATTAGTAGTAGAGATGGTTGGAAGGATGTGTGTATTAATGATTCATCAGGATACAGGTCAACTTCTCCGCCTTTTGGCAGCAAAAAGCATAGAACCAGAGGACGACGGGAAGTTTTTTCTAATAAGCAATCCTCAATTCCCAAAGATCCCGTAAATAGGGAACAGTGTGTAAATCACCGCAGAAGTAGGTCCTTGGATGGTATGCTGAATTTGAGAGATGAATTCTTATCCAAAGACTCTAGATCTAGCAAGAAGAAACTTCATTCCTGTCATCTTGGTAGTGACTCCTCATCAAAAGGCAAGCTAAGCCAGAGAATTGATATGAACCTAGAAAAGAATCAATCTGAGAAGCTGCCTGTAGCTTTGCAGGTGCCTGCTGCAGATGACATGCGTTATACTGATGCTTCGGATGATGCTGAAACCGAGGGTATAACCCTGTCATCAGAATATTCTATTGAGATGCTTCAAAAGCTACCTGCAGAATGTTGCAGTGCTTCTCCTCTTAATCAAGAGGTTTCAGTTCCACAG GCAGTACTTCCGGAACCACCACCTGCAGCAGCTTCTGTTCTTTTGGAGTATCCTGCACCTGAACCTGAGTCATCAGTGAGCTCCAAGGAGGCTGATCATCCTAGTCCACTTTCAGTTCTGGAGGTTCCTTTTACCGAAGATGTGTCTTCTGGTTCAGAATGCTTTGAGAGAGTTAGTGCTGAACTTAATG AGCTCCGGATGCAACTGAAGCTCCTCAGAATGGAGTCAGAGGCTTATGCTGATGTAGTAGTAAGTGATGAAGAGGTTGAAGGACCATCAGCTGAGGCCTTTGAAGACAAGTGTAGTTTAAGGTCCCAAAGCTGGCAAACTTCTTACACATTAGATGTGCTCACAAACTCTGGCTTGAGGGCATCCGACCCCGACACATTCGTAACATCTTGCCACTCTCTGGAGTCTCCTTTGGATCCCTGGATTTTTGACAACCTTGAGAAGAAGTACACTGATGAAACATCTGGACCGAGATATGAAAGGCAGATATTGTTTGACCGTATAAACTTGGGTCTGTTGGAGATTCTCAGGACGTATGTTGATCCTTGCCCGTGGGTGAAGCCAATAGAGGGTATTAACTGGAAGTGGCAGAAATATGGGATGATGAATATGCTGCAGCAACTGCTGAGAAGCCATGAAAGTATTGCAAATGCAGACACGCCCGCTAATATTGTCGAGGAGATGCATTGGCTAGAACTCAAGGACGACATTGATCTGATAGGCAAGGAAATTGAGAAATTGTTGATAGAAGACCTCATAGTAGAAGTTGTAACTATGTAG
- the LOC107794009 gene encoding uncharacterized protein LOC107794009 isoform X2 encodes MEKSRHRKSRSASGIMEGSRLAQKQIATPKVALNSRSYCDGTARGDMIMLDLEKSSSKRVTGTPIKKLLAEEMAKEEVESKRRPPSIVARLMGLEGMPSPQHIGRQQRRLSDNCQHRNEQVDPRRRRQLFNEQSSKRSSMEHQEFKDVYEDLEASHVANRRHSSRWTETGRFATPDMALIQQKFMDAKRLSTDERFQNSKEFHDTLEALESNKELLIKYLQGPDPLFVKHLQDLQVDTASSMCSHIAVLKPSNSVKYEGSVKSCKSGRGGSRKQDINLQKERIDGLLLQSQHRHSGQNSQKSSPILSEGKEENILPTKIVVLKPNVGITQSDITSVPYQPDVRKHAQHPRASPRGAGLEEEKSSSKNMGISRPKSKEARDIAKEITRRMRDSFGPSDGGDGYFRSSGFKGYAGDESSCDVYESDSTGESDITTLSGRKSFGRGNLKKSSSQGSSETSVGREAKKRLSERWKMTQYYQDIEMAGKSSTLGEMLSLPDGGTKPDHCDTMVHVEESTSELGGRKGTAEWDFPLGISSRDGWKDVCINDSSGYRSTSPPFGSKKHRTRGRREVFSNKQSSIPKDPVNREQCVNHRRSRSLDGMLNLRDEFLSKDSRSSKKKLHSCHLGSDSSSKGKLSQRIDMNLEKNQSEKLPVALQVPAADDMRYTDASDDAETEGITLSSEYSIEMLQKLPAECCSASPLNQEVSVPQAVLPEPPPAAASVLLEYPAPEPESSVSSKEADHPSPLSVLEVPFTEDVSSGSECFERVSAELNELRMQLKLLRMESEAYADVVVSDEEVEGPSAEAFEDKCSLRSQSWQTSYTLDVLTNSGLRASDPDTFVTSCHSLESPLDPWIFDNLEKKYTDETSGPRYERQILFDRINLGLLEILRTYVDPCPWVKPIEGINWKWQKYGMMNMLQQLLRSHESIANADTPANIVEEMHWLELKDDIDLIGKEIEKLLIEDLIVEVVTM; translated from the exons atggAGAAAAGTCGTCATAGAAAGTCCAGAAGTGCTTCGGGAATTATGGAAG GAAGTAGACTAGCTCAGAAACAGATTGCTACACCAAAAGTGGCTCTAAATTCTCGTTCCTACTGTGATGGAACTGCTAGGGGAGATATG ATTATGCTTGATTTAGAGAAGAGCTCTTCCAAACGAGTTACTGGGACACCAATTAAAAAGTTGCTTGCAGAAGAGATGGCAAAAGAAGAAGTCGAATCAAAGAGAAGGCCACCCAGCATTGTTGCCAGATTGATGGGTCTTGAAGGGATGCCATCTCCGCAGCATATTGGCAGACAACAAAGAAGGTTATCAGACAACTGCCAACATAGAAATGAACAGGTAGATCCCAGGAGGAGGAGGCAGCTATTCAATGAACAATCTAGTAAAAGAAGTTCCATGGAGCATCAAGAATTCAAGGATGTGTATGAGGATTTGGAAGCATCGCATGTTGCCAATCGTCGTCATTCATCAAGATGGACTGAAACCGGTAGATTTGCTACTCCTGATATGGCACTTATACAGCAGAAATTTATGGATGCAAAACGTCTTTCGACTGATGAAAGGTTTCAGAACTCAAAAGAATTTCATGACACTCTTGAGGCGCTTGAATCAAATAAGGAATTATTGATAAAGTATCTTCAGGGACCAGATCCCTTGTTTGTGAAGCACCTGCAGGATCTGCAAGTTGACACTGCTAGTTCTATGTGCAGTCACATAGCAGTATTAAAGCCATCAAATTCTGTGAAATATGAAGGCAGTGTCAAATCCTGCAAATCTGGTAGAGGCGGTTCACGTAAACAAGACATCAACTTGCAGAAAGAGCGCATTGATGGTCTCTTACTCCAGTCACAGCATCGTCATAGTGGACAGAATTCCCAAAAGTCATCACCGATTCTTTCTGAAGGAAAGGAGGAAAATATTCTTCCAACAAAAATTGTTGTTTTAAAGCCGAACGTTGGGATAACACAAAGTGATATTACTTCTGTTCCATATCAGCCTGACGTGAGGAAGCATGCACAACATCCTCGTGCTTCACCTCGGGGAGCAGGACTAGAGGAAGAGAAAAGTTCATCTAAGAATATGGGGATATCAAGGCCCAAGTCAAAAGAAGCAAGGGATATTGCAAAGGAAATTACGAGGCGGATGCGGGACTCTTTTGGGCCTTCTGATGGTGGGGATGGATACTTTAGAAGTTCTGGTTTTAAAGGATATGCTGGAGATGAAAGTTCTTGTGATGTGTATGAAAGTGATTCGACCGGTGAGTCAGACATTACAACTTTGTCTGGTAGGAAGTCATTTGGCAGGGGTAATCTGAAAAAATCTTCATCTCAAGGTTCTTCCGAAACATCAGTGGGCAGGGAGGCAAAAAAGAGGTTGTCTGAGAGGTGGAAGATGACTCAATATTATCAAGACATTGAAATGGCTGGTAAGAGTAGTACACTTGGTGAAATGCTTTCTTTACCTGATGGGGGAACCAAACCCGATCATTGTGATACCATGGTGCATGTTGAAGAATCCACCAGCGAACTTGGTGGCAGGAAAGGAACTGCTGAATGGGATTTCCCTTTGGGTATTAGTAGTAGAGATGGTTGGAAGGATGTGTGTATTAATGATTCATCAGGATACAGGTCAACTTCTCCGCCTTTTGGCAGCAAAAAGCATAGAACCAGAGGACGACGGGAAGTTTTTTCTAATAAGCAATCCTCAATTCCCAAAGATCCCGTAAATAGGGAACAGTGTGTAAATCACCGCAGAAGTAGGTCCTTGGATGGTATGCTGAATTTGAGAGATGAATTCTTATCCAAAGACTCTAGATCTAGCAAGAAGAAACTTCATTCCTGTCATCTTGGTAGTGACTCCTCATCAAAAGGCAAGCTAAGCCAGAGAATTGATATGAACCTAGAAAAGAATCAATCTGAGAAGCTGCCTGTAGCTTTGCAGGTGCCTGCTGCAGATGACATGCGTTATACTGATGCTTCGGATGATGCTGAAACCGAGGGTATAACCCTGTCATCAGAATATTCTATTGAGATGCTTCAAAAGCTACCTGCAGAATGTTGCAGTGCTTCTCCTCTTAATCAAGAGGTTTCAGTTCCACAG GCAGTACTTCCGGAACCACCACCTGCAGCAGCTTCTGTTCTTTTGGAGTATCCTGCACCTGAACCTGAGTCATCAGTGAGCTCCAAGGAGGCTGATCATCCTAGTCCACTTTCAGTTCTGGAGGTTCCTTTTACCGAAGATGTGTCTTCTGGTTCAGAATGCTTTGAGAGAGTTAGTGCTGAACTTAATG AGCTCCGGATGCAACTGAAGCTCCTCAGAATGGAGTCAGAGGCTTATGCTGATGTAGTAGTAAGTGATGAAGAGGTTGAAGGACCATCAGCTGAGGCCTTTGAAGACAAGTGTAGTTTAAGGTCCCAAAGCTGGCAAACTTCTTACACATTAGATGTGCTCACAAACTCTGGCTTGAGGGCATCCGACCCCGACACATTCGTAACATCTTGCCACTCTCTGGAGTCTCCTTTGGATCCCTGGATTTTTGACAACCTTGAGAAGAAGTACACTGATGAAACATCTGGACCGAGATATGAAAGGCAGATATTGTTTGACCGTATAAACTTGGGTCTGTTGGAGATTCTCAGGACGTATGTTGATCCTTGCCCGTGGGTGAAGCCAATAGAGGGTATTAACTGGAAGTGGCAGAAATATGGGATGATGAATATGCTGCAGCAACTGCTGAGAAGCCATGAAAGTATTGCAAATGCAGACACGCCCGCTAATATTGTCGAGGAGATGCATTGGCTAGAACTCAAGGACGACATTGATCTGATAGGCAAGGAAATTGAGAAATTGTTGATAGAAGACCTCATAGTAGAAGTTGTAACTATGTAG